In Salinibacterium sp. NK8237, the following proteins share a genomic window:
- the glmS gene encoding glutamine--fructose-6-phosphate transaminase (isomerizing) yields MCGIIACLTEAPAAPFLVRGLRLLEYRGYDSIGVAVLTDIGATAVIRSVNRVDDLETMVEEWAGQPLGSMGLGHTRWATHGAVTPSNAHPHQDCTGRISIVHNGIIDNADALRHELSAAGHEFASAVDSEVISHLLEDAMDAGHDLLSAMRAILPRLSGSWAIVAMDAGEGRTVGTAHGSPLLVGTSSHGAFLASDVSAINEWVDQFQPLEDGDIVELATEPVWMRGGHAVAPPRLWSAERSLQHEQLDDHPDFMHREIDEQPEVAARILDELVAGIPTGSLWRNLGLGWVDRVAVVGCGTSLNAASVVARTFGRLGEMPHQALVASEAVSAVIEQGTLVMVFSQSGETADIMRAVDHIQGFDASMLAVTNNPHSSLARRSDSVVTCRAGTEIGVAATKTFTAQVVTGVCVALSGLVAQHRLERSRAREYADDLRHLPDMLAQALAISKDVIPPIAHELIDPSGFLFLGRGPGVAYAEEGALKLKELTYRWAEAYPAGELKHGPLALVESGTPVIVVDNDDRRLRGNIAEVEARGGRVIRIGTSGSTIPALGRSMDRPLAGGMDQWGPLESVIPMQVLARELALALGRDVDKPRNLAKSVTVD; encoded by the coding sequence ATGTGTGGCATTATCGCGTGCCTCACCGAGGCTCCCGCCGCGCCATTCCTCGTGCGAGGCTTGCGGCTGCTTGAGTACCGCGGCTATGACTCCATCGGCGTCGCGGTGCTCACTGACATCGGGGCGACGGCCGTCATCAGATCGGTGAATAGAGTCGACGATCTCGAAACGATGGTCGAAGAGTGGGCAGGACAGCCTCTTGGTTCCATGGGGCTCGGCCACACACGCTGGGCAACCCATGGTGCCGTGACACCGTCGAACGCGCACCCTCATCAAGATTGCACCGGACGAATCTCGATTGTCCACAACGGCATTATCGATAACGCGGATGCGCTGAGACACGAGCTTTCCGCTGCCGGGCACGAATTCGCTTCCGCCGTCGATTCGGAGGTGATCTCTCACCTACTCGAAGACGCGATGGATGCCGGCCACGACCTGCTGTCGGCAATGAGGGCAATCCTTCCGCGGCTGTCAGGCTCGTGGGCCATCGTCGCGATGGATGCCGGCGAAGGACGCACTGTTGGCACAGCCCACGGCTCGCCCCTGCTGGTGGGCACGTCATCGCACGGCGCATTTCTGGCAAGCGATGTGTCGGCAATCAACGAATGGGTCGACCAGTTCCAGCCCCTGGAGGACGGGGACATTGTGGAACTTGCTACCGAGCCGGTATGGATGAGGGGCGGCCACGCGGTCGCTCCACCACGGCTGTGGAGTGCAGAGCGTTCCCTCCAGCATGAACAACTCGACGACCATCCCGACTTCATGCATCGAGAAATCGACGAGCAGCCAGAAGTTGCCGCACGCATTCTTGACGAACTTGTGGCGGGGATTCCCACTGGATCGTTGTGGCGAAATCTCGGACTTGGTTGGGTCGACAGGGTCGCGGTCGTCGGATGTGGAACTTCGCTGAATGCTGCATCCGTTGTGGCACGGACCTTTGGACGTCTCGGCGAGATGCCCCACCAAGCTCTGGTGGCTAGCGAAGCCGTCAGCGCGGTCATTGAACAGGGAACTCTCGTTATGGTGTTCAGCCAATCGGGCGAGACGGCCGACATCATGCGGGCCGTCGACCACATTCAAGGCTTCGATGCCTCGATGCTCGCCGTCACCAACAACCCACATTCGTCGCTTGCCCGACGATCCGATTCTGTCGTGACCTGCCGTGCCGGCACGGAAATCGGGGTTGCGGCCACCAAGACATTCACCGCGCAGGTAGTAACCGGAGTGTGCGTAGCGTTGTCAGGTCTCGTTGCGCAGCACAGGCTTGAACGATCTCGGGCGCGCGAATACGCCGACGACCTTCGTCATCTGCCCGACATGCTCGCGCAGGCGCTTGCCATCTCAAAAGATGTTATTCCGCCGATTGCACACGAACTTATCGATCCAAGTGGGTTCCTTTTTCTTGGTCGCGGACCCGGCGTCGCCTACGCAGAAGAGGGCGCACTGAAGCTCAAAGAACTCACCTACCGCTGGGCTGAGGCCTACCCCGCTGGCGAACTCAAACATGGGCCGCTCGCGCTCGTCGAGAGCGGCACTCCCGTCATCGTCGTCGATAACGACGACCGCCGCCTCCGCGGAAATATTGCCGAAGTTGAGGCTCGCGGCGGTCGAGTCATTCGAATCGGAACGTCGGGAAGCACTATTCCTGCTCTTGGCCGGAGCATGGATCGCCCACTGGCCGGCGGAATGGACCAGTGGGGGCCGCTGGAGTCAGTGATTCCGATGCAAGTGCTCGCCCGAGAACTCGCGCTTGCCCTGGGTCGAGACGTAGACAAACCCCGCAACCTCGCCAAATCAGTAACAGTCGACTAG
- a CDS encoding nucleotide sugar dehydrogenase, translating into MTTTEVTRAPRVTTPLHPAFSSALPSAAIGTPPLSIDTEFDYDVAIVGLGYVGLPTALAFHHSGNRVLALDNSPQRIATIAERSADVLDDDQQRLIRALDDPGFVLTSDQSLLARAAAVIVCVPTPVDEHLVPDLAILRSACATVVDHATTGQLIVLTSTTYVGCTQDLIIAPLLARGFEAGRDLYVAFSPERIDPGNASVNHDDVPRVVGASTPECERRAEALLRRYASSVHVVHSLAAAEMTKLLENTFRAVNIALANEFADICRALDLPIIEVIDAASTKPYGFMRFMPGPGVGGHCIPCDPHYLLWQLKTKHVEAPMIRQAMTEIAARPSRVVDRARDVLSDAGRGMVGARVLVVGVAYKPNVADLRESPAIEILAGLRDRGATVSYVDDLIPAIRMPGGDWLNAHNDPGSFDAELVIIHTKHDWVDLSWIGDNAAVLDTTYRESTITRRAVL; encoded by the coding sequence GTGACGACTACCGAAGTGACACGCGCGCCGCGAGTCACCACCCCACTACACCCCGCCTTCAGCTCCGCACTTCCGAGCGCCGCAATCGGCACCCCTCCCCTGTCGATCGACACTGAGTTCGATTACGACGTTGCAATCGTCGGGCTCGGATATGTCGGGCTCCCCACGGCGCTCGCGTTCCACCACTCCGGCAACAGGGTGCTCGCGCTCGACAACTCACCCCAGAGGATTGCAACGATCGCTGAGCGCTCAGCCGACGTGTTGGATGACGACCAGCAGCGGCTCATTCGCGCTCTCGATGACCCCGGCTTCGTTCTCACCTCCGACCAATCGTTGCTGGCGCGAGCTGCCGCCGTGATCGTGTGCGTTCCGACTCCAGTCGATGAACATCTCGTACCGGATCTCGCCATTCTGCGCTCGGCGTGCGCCACGGTAGTTGACCACGCCACCACCGGACAACTCATCGTTCTCACCTCGACGACCTATGTCGGATGCACGCAAGACCTCATCATCGCTCCGCTGCTCGCCCGCGGTTTCGAGGCGGGCCGAGACCTCTACGTCGCGTTCAGCCCTGAGCGCATCGACCCTGGCAACGCATCCGTCAACCATGACGACGTTCCTCGTGTTGTTGGAGCATCCACCCCAGAATGCGAGCGCCGGGCTGAAGCTCTGCTGCGGCGCTACGCCAGCAGCGTGCACGTCGTTCACTCGCTAGCCGCAGCCGAAATGACCAAACTGCTTGAGAACACTTTTCGTGCCGTGAACATCGCACTCGCAAACGAGTTTGCTGACATCTGCCGTGCTCTTGATCTTCCGATCATCGAAGTTATTGATGCGGCATCCACGAAACCGTACGGATTCATGAGGTTCATGCCCGGGCCCGGAGTGGGCGGTCATTGCATTCCGTGCGATCCGCACTACCTGCTATGGCAGCTAAAAACCAAGCATGTGGAAGCGCCCATGATCCGTCAGGCGATGACGGAGATAGCCGCGAGGCCAAGCCGAGTCGTTGACCGCGCTCGGGACGTTCTCTCTGACGCCGGTCGCGGCATGGTCGGCGCCCGAGTGCTCGTTGTCGGTGTGGCATACAAGCCGAACGTGGCCGATCTTCGCGAGTCACCCGCAATCGAAATCTTGGCTGGCCTCAGAGATCGGGGTGCAACTGTCAGCTACGTCGACGACCTTATCCCCGCCATTCGGATGCCAGGCGGCGATTGGCTCAACGCACACAACGACCCCGGGTCGTTCGACGCAGAACTCGTCATCATCCACACCAAGCACGATTGGGTCGACCTCTCTTGGATCGGCGACAACGCGGCCGTGCTCGACACTACCTATCGCGAATCCACCATCACTAGAAGGGCAGTTCTCTAA
- a CDS encoding glycosyltransferase yields MITFIVAVLLIVGVNTLVWTTAGLARVATSWLHRWRPRPRGSLPTRDDVAVIIAAHNEELVIGTTISSAASLIPASHIFVVSDGSTDSTCDIAMDAGATVLDLRPNRGKAGALSMLIREFDLASQFEVVMVLDADTQLAPDYFDTGLPLFSDDNVVAVAGMATSLPEVADTSLIGRILVAYRERVYVTMQYLHKFGQAARGANVVSIVPGFASMYRSRILSEIDIDAPGLTIEDYNMTFEVHAKKLGRIAFHPTAAIALTQDPATMNDYTKQVSRWNLGLWQTVRRHGIHRGNFWAALYFFVTELVLSSVMMLLLVPLAVSLLALTVIDALDGEQPTFASAVVLLIPPLALLCGVLIPDYLMTIFAAVVSRKPWMLVLGFAFIALRIVDAFLCLRALRRAWGHATSGSWASPSRRAVTTEVAAVRT; encoded by the coding sequence ATGATCACCTTTATCGTCGCTGTTCTGCTGATTGTTGGCGTGAACACCCTCGTCTGGACCACGGCTGGTCTCGCGCGCGTTGCGACGTCATGGTTGCACCGTTGGCGGCCGCGGCCGCGAGGTTCCCTCCCCACCCGCGACGATGTCGCCGTCATCATTGCGGCCCATAACGAAGAACTTGTGATTGGCACCACGATCAGTTCGGCGGCATCCCTGATTCCCGCGTCGCACATTTTTGTTGTCTCTGACGGTTCGACAGACTCGACCTGTGACATTGCGATGGATGCGGGAGCGACTGTGCTCGACCTTCGACCCAATCGTGGAAAAGCCGGCGCCCTGTCGATGCTCATTCGGGAATTTGATCTGGCATCGCAGTTCGAGGTCGTCATGGTGCTGGACGCCGATACCCAGCTTGCGCCAGATTATTTCGACACTGGTTTGCCCTTGTTCAGCGACGACAATGTTGTTGCGGTGGCGGGAATGGCGACGAGCCTGCCGGAGGTTGCCGATACCTCGTTGATAGGTCGAATCTTGGTCGCCTACCGCGAAAGGGTCTATGTGACCATGCAGTACTTACACAAATTCGGTCAGGCGGCGCGAGGCGCGAACGTGGTCTCGATCGTGCCGGGGTTCGCCAGTATGTATCGCAGCCGCATCCTGTCTGAGATTGATATCGACGCCCCCGGCTTGACGATCGAGGACTACAACATGACCTTCGAAGTGCACGCCAAAAAGTTGGGGCGAATCGCGTTTCACCCGACCGCAGCGATAGCGCTCACTCAAGACCCCGCGACAATGAACGACTACACAAAACAGGTGAGCCGGTGGAATCTTGGTCTCTGGCAAACAGTTCGCCGGCACGGCATCCATCGCGGAAATTTCTGGGCAGCTCTCTACTTTTTTGTCACGGAACTCGTGCTGTCGAGCGTCATGATGTTGTTGCTCGTGCCCTTGGCGGTGTCGCTGCTCGCCCTCACCGTTATCGATGCACTGGATGGCGAGCAACCCACTTTTGCGTCAGCGGTTGTCCTGCTCATTCCTCCGCTCGCGCTCCTGTGCGGAGTGCTCATTCCGGACTACCTCATGACGATTTTCGCCGCCGTCGTCTCTCGAAAACCGTGGATGCTTGTGCTGGGTTTCGCTTTCATCGCCCTACGGATCGTTGATGCTTTCTTATGCCTTCGAGCGCTGAGAAGGGCGTGGGGTCATGCCACCTCAGGCTCGTGGGCGAGTCCAAGTCGCCGGGCGGTGACTACCGAGGTCGCCGCGGTCAGGACATAA
- a CDS encoding LuxR C-terminal-related transcriptional regulator, which produces MDIIGRRAELDRIGRLASSPHEGALLVVGGVGLGKTKLLEAALEESHIKAVMVRINPADAAWPLSGFFTFLASLSSPHAMDIGAGMALTSTEPAQMFAAARDILSLVQGLGLPPILLLLDDVHLMDQTSQILVGFMAGRLRGTGIRLVATSTGADPGGRFGGLPQLHLDPLSRPLALDFARAARPDSRQSGSLTIIVDQAERNPRAILEALGRVTAEQLDGLQPLSLPLVPGPTAHAHARTIEATLTPAQHRLLTRLSAAPMVDTAAATRGTIDDEDALQDLVFLGIAEIFGREVFIKKPLLRSHVYWSLTSQARRELHQTEADNSSGRDALWHRSFGTAEQSNPDDLLRAAVSLAHGGASRVAVEFADRALALTNDQPSSLRRVAQLARVLFESGELDLASRYVMCGLHLTTSASISLELTVLRLIIDFMSDQRVPDIELEAWDALYATDFPEETAEMLALAAICRGLRWELEPARCLLARAEAMMPPDGGTRRIFNLATRLLSATTGQVGSAIELDDSGEFSDSEDAASRPIVDLLIDARSCTLREDYAEASRLCSIILNRRPQAEPVWADTARYLLADNDLRSGELTTARLSISEWKSRWLPGLRPAFHSHLEAWLAYTEDRLNDADAIVSAELARNRYGRSPALSARLHALRGEIALIEGDVEKSTRMLLMADLIDHDTSNPSLVRHIPDLVEAHGLANRWAEARAVFESFTRRVRDNPSRWARIALLQAKPSAIEDDAGAITSCDEALDSIPAGSSMLQVARIHASKATRLLRLDRALDATESFRAALDAFDIAGARSWARKMEEALSALASLPTLVKLKPALVELGVDERAVAELVLKGYRNKEIAAELFVSVRTVEARLTHIYRSVGASSRSQLVSLMS; this is translated from the coding sequence GTGGATATTATCGGCCGCAGAGCCGAACTCGATCGAATAGGCCGTTTGGCTTCCTCCCCTCATGAAGGCGCGTTGCTCGTCGTCGGCGGCGTCGGGCTCGGCAAGACCAAACTGTTAGAAGCAGCGCTCGAAGAGTCACATATCAAGGCCGTGATGGTGCGAATTAATCCAGCAGATGCTGCATGGCCCCTTTCCGGTTTCTTCACATTTCTTGCATCATTGAGCAGCCCCCACGCGATGGATATCGGTGCTGGCATGGCTCTGACTTCTACGGAACCGGCGCAGATGTTCGCGGCAGCACGCGACATCCTGTCGCTCGTGCAGGGGCTCGGTTTGCCCCCAATCTTGCTGCTGCTCGATGATGTGCATCTCATGGATCAAACAAGCCAGATTCTTGTGGGGTTTATGGCTGGGCGACTGAGAGGGACCGGCATCCGATTGGTCGCCACGTCTACCGGTGCGGACCCAGGCGGCCGCTTTGGCGGATTGCCACAATTGCATCTCGACCCGCTGAGTAGACCACTCGCGCTCGACTTTGCTCGGGCCGCACGCCCCGATAGTCGCCAGTCGGGCAGCCTGACGATAATCGTGGATCAGGCTGAGCGTAACCCCCGAGCCATCCTTGAGGCTCTGGGGCGAGTAACGGCCGAACAGCTCGACGGTCTTCAGCCGCTTTCCCTTCCCCTCGTCCCTGGCCCTACAGCGCACGCCCACGCGCGAACAATCGAAGCAACACTCACCCCTGCACAGCATCGCCTCCTCACCCGGCTTTCTGCAGCGCCAATGGTCGATACCGCTGCGGCCACTCGCGGGACTATTGACGATGAAGATGCACTGCAAGATCTCGTCTTTCTCGGAATCGCCGAAATTTTCGGACGTGAGGTGTTCATCAAGAAACCACTGCTGCGTTCTCACGTGTACTGGTCTCTGACGTCTCAGGCGAGACGTGAACTTCACCAGACGGAGGCTGACAACAGTTCTGGAAGAGATGCTCTCTGGCATCGCAGTTTTGGGACGGCTGAACAGAGCAACCCCGACGACCTACTTCGCGCTGCCGTGTCGCTCGCGCACGGAGGAGCAAGCCGAGTGGCGGTCGAATTTGCCGACCGCGCACTAGCCCTCACGAATGACCAACCCTCATCGTTGCGGAGAGTCGCACAACTCGCCCGAGTGCTATTTGAAAGCGGCGAACTAGACCTCGCCAGTCGGTACGTAATGTGTGGCCTTCATCTCACTACCAGCGCCAGTATCAGCCTAGAACTCACGGTGCTGCGGCTCATCATCGATTTCATGAGCGACCAGCGAGTTCCCGACATCGAACTCGAAGCGTGGGACGCCCTGTACGCCACCGACTTCCCAGAAGAAACCGCTGAGATGCTCGCACTCGCCGCCATCTGTCGCGGACTGAGGTGGGAGCTAGAGCCAGCGCGCTGTCTCCTGGCTCGCGCGGAAGCGATGATGCCGCCCGACGGCGGAACACGCAGAATCTTCAATCTCGCCACCAGGTTGCTCAGTGCCACCACCGGACAAGTGGGCAGCGCGATCGAACTCGACGATTCTGGGGAGTTCTCTGACTCTGAGGATGCCGCCAGCAGACCGATCGTTGATCTGCTCATTGATGCGCGCTCCTGCACCCTGCGAGAGGACTACGCCGAAGCGAGTCGTCTCTGTTCGATCATCTTGAACCGTCGACCTCAGGCTGAACCGGTGTGGGCAGACACCGCCCGATATCTGCTCGCCGATAACGACCTGCGTTCAGGCGAGCTCACGACCGCACGATTGAGTATCAGCGAGTGGAAATCTCGCTGGCTTCCTGGCTTGAGACCGGCTTTCCACTCCCATCTTGAAGCGTGGCTTGCCTACACAGAAGACAGACTCAACGATGCGGATGCGATTGTCTCGGCGGAACTCGCCCGCAATCGGTACGGCAGAAGCCCAGCACTCTCGGCACGACTCCACGCGCTTCGCGGCGAGATCGCCTTGATCGAAGGTGACGTCGAAAAGTCGACCCGGATGCTCCTGATGGCCGACCTTATCGATCACGACACCAGCAACCCATCCTTGGTGCGGCATATTCCTGATCTCGTTGAGGCACATGGCTTGGCCAACCGGTGGGCAGAGGCGCGAGCCGTTTTCGAAAGCTTCACTCGGCGGGTCCGTGACAACCCTTCGCGCTGGGCGCGCATAGCGCTTCTGCAGGCGAAACCCTCCGCCATCGAAGATGATGCCGGTGCGATCACATCCTGCGATGAGGCGCTCGATTCCATTCCCGCTGGCAGCTCGATGCTTCAGGTTGCCCGCATCCATGCCTCTAAAGCGACGCGGCTGCTGAGGCTCGATCGTGCGCTCGACGCGACCGAGTCTTTTCGCGCTGCCCTCGATGCGTTCGACATCGCCGGAGCTCGGTCGTGGGCTCGAAAGATGGAGGAGGCACTCAGTGCACTCGCCTCATTGCCAACACTCGTGAAGCTAAAACCGGCGCTCGTCGAGTTGGGCGTAGATGAACGGGCGGTGGCCGAGCTCGTACTCAAGGGCTACCGCAACAAGGAGATCGCTGCCGAACTGTTCGTCTCCGTGCGCACTGTCGAGGCCCGGCTTACGCACATTTACCGCAGTGTCGGCGCAAGTTCCCGGTCACAACTTGTCTCGCTTATGTCCTGA
- a CDS encoding NAD(P)-dependent oxidoreductase — translation MSSTRSLTRTRTRTTVTGGAGFIGSHLIEHLLAEGDDVIAFDDMSTGSRANLDDALLLSESDSTGSLTIVEGSILDKPALDAVIAGADRVFHLAAAVGVRLIVDEPLAGLRTNIHGTENVLDACLAHDVALLVTSTSEVYGKNTSDSLSEDADRILGSSSMSRWTYAAAKSIDEAFANGYVTEFGLRVAIVRLFNTVGPRQTGRYGMVVPQLVGQALRGEPLTVFGSGTQTRCFSSVRDIAPAIARIQEHPGTVGLAVNLGGGHEISILDLAHRIIELTGSTSEVQLVPYCEAYPAGFEDMERRVPNNSLAGSLIGFEPLTSIDEIILSVMDHLGARAPVPSL, via the coding sequence ATGAGCAGTACACGCAGCCTTACCCGCACCCGCACCCGCACGACAGTGACCGGCGGTGCTGGTTTCATCGGCAGTCACCTGATCGAGCACCTCTTAGCTGAGGGTGATGACGTAATCGCGTTCGACGATATGTCGACGGGTAGTCGCGCCAACCTCGACGATGCCCTGCTCCTGAGCGAATCAGACTCGACAGGGTCCCTCACCATCGTCGAAGGCTCAATCCTCGACAAGCCGGCTCTCGATGCGGTAATCGCGGGAGCAGACCGCGTATTTCACCTCGCTGCAGCGGTAGGTGTTCGGCTCATTGTCGATGAACCCCTCGCGGGGCTGCGCACAAACATCCATGGCACAGAGAACGTACTCGACGCGTGCCTGGCGCATGACGTGGCGTTGCTGGTGACATCGACGAGTGAGGTCTACGGCAAGAACACGTCAGACAGCCTGAGCGAAGACGCCGACCGCATTCTTGGTTCATCCAGTATGTCGCGATGGACCTATGCTGCCGCGAAGAGCATCGATGAAGCTTTTGCTAATGGCTATGTGACCGAGTTTGGGTTGAGAGTAGCCATCGTGCGGCTATTCAATACCGTCGGCCCGCGTCAAACCGGCCGATACGGGATGGTGGTGCCTCAACTCGTTGGCCAAGCGCTGCGTGGCGAGCCCCTCACGGTGTTCGGTAGCGGCACGCAGACACGGTGCTTCTCCTCGGTGCGGGATATTGCACCGGCGATCGCGAGGATTCAAGAGCACCCGGGAACCGTCGGGCTTGCGGTGAACCTCGGCGGCGGCCACGAGATTTCTATACTGGATCTCGCACACCGCATCATCGAGCTCACCGGGAGCACAAGCGAAGTGCAGCTCGTTCCGTATTGCGAAGCGTATCCCGCTGGCTTCGAGGACATGGAACGACGCGTGCCGAACAACTCCCTCGCGGGATCGTTGATCGGATTCGAACCGCTGACCAGCATCGACGAAATCATCCTCAGTGTGATGGACCACCTTGGCGCTCGCGCCCCTGTCCCCAGCCTCTAA
- a CDS encoding MFS transporter gives MNAYIDLLKTPGIARIIAAQLTARLPGGMLSLAILLHVEQIHNSYGAAGLVLAATSIGQGIAGPLTSRWMGIWGMRKVLILTLIVSAAAIFTIALVPLSVGMFMVVGLIAGLSNPPVQPAVRTIYPKMVNSKQLTPLFSLDASAQEIIWVAGPVVATFLAIQISTTTAIVVAGAFLLGGGAWFIASPEVGQVRIPRSKRSFGTVLRRPPVMLATITGFLLVGAAAAVEASVVSVFGHDGPQAGFVLGIWAIGSLFGGLFLGHLPIGPWALARRMFIVFVGMALAMFSLNFWWLSITLLIAGIGIAPAFAVIFAIVSASVKFSDTAEAYGWVGTGQLIGAALGSAVAGFLIDAYGPIGGFWAATVIAALGVLVPTVLRGWHPDLRGKDASPIPDTEPISTLRQ, from the coding sequence GTGAACGCATACATCGACCTGTTGAAAACTCCGGGCATCGCCAGAATCATCGCAGCGCAGCTCACCGCGCGACTGCCGGGCGGAATGCTTTCGTTGGCGATCCTTCTTCACGTCGAACAGATCCACAATTCTTACGGCGCTGCCGGCCTCGTGCTTGCCGCAACGAGCATTGGGCAGGGCATTGCCGGCCCGCTCACGAGCCGCTGGATGGGCATCTGGGGAATGCGCAAAGTGCTCATCCTCACCCTCATCGTTTCGGCCGCCGCCATCTTCACCATCGCGCTCGTTCCTCTCAGCGTCGGCATGTTCATGGTCGTTGGCCTCATTGCGGGCCTCAGCAACCCGCCAGTGCAACCCGCCGTACGCACGATCTACCCCAAGATGGTGAACTCCAAACAGCTCACTCCCCTGTTCTCACTCGATGCTTCAGCGCAAGAGATTATTTGGGTTGCCGGGCCGGTAGTTGCGACCTTCCTCGCTATTCAGATTTCGACAACCACAGCGATCGTTGTGGCTGGCGCATTCCTGCTCGGCGGAGGCGCTTGGTTCATCGCGAGTCCCGAAGTGGGTCAGGTGCGCATCCCGCGCAGCAAGCGCTCCTTCGGAACCGTGCTGCGACGTCCACCCGTCATGTTGGCAACCATTACCGGCTTCCTGCTCGTCGGAGCCGCAGCAGCAGTCGAAGCATCCGTAGTGTCAGTGTTTGGTCACGACGGGCCGCAAGCAGGTTTCGTGCTGGGCATCTGGGCGATTGGCTCACTCTTCGGAGGCCTCTTCCTCGGGCACTTACCCATCGGCCCTTGGGCACTCGCCCGCCGCATGTTCATTGTGTTCGTCGGCATGGCGCTTGCCATGTTCAGCCTCAACTTCTGGTGGCTCTCCATCACCCTGCTCATCGCGGGCATCGGCATCGCCCCCGCCTTCGCCGTCATCTTTGCGATCGTGTCTGCCAGCGTGAAATTCAGCGATACCGCTGAAGCGTACGGCTGGGTCGGCACCGGCCAATTGATCGGAGCAGCCCTCGGTTCCGCCGTCGCCGGCTTCCTCATCGACGCCTATGGCCCCATCGGTGGATTCTGGGCCGCCACCGTCATTGCCGCTCTCGGAGTGCTTGTTCCCACCGTCTTGCGCGGCTGGCACCCCGACCTGCGCGGCAAAGACGCGAGCCCTATCCCCGACACTGAGCCCATCAGCACTCTGCGCCAGTAG